CGCTGCAACTGGCCGCCGAGGCGCCAACCGGGCGTTGGCAGTTGCTGTTCGACCTGGGGGACGGCAAGCCCCAGCTCTATGAATTTCTGGTCGAAGACTTTCTGCCCGAGCGCCTGGCCCTTGAACTCAAGGGTAATGATGCGCCAATCAAACCGACTGAGACCGCGCAAATCAGCGTCAATGGCCGTTACCTTTACGGCGCTCCGGCAGCCGGCAATCGTCTGAGCGGCCAGGTCTACGTGCGGCCCCTGCGTGAAGCGGTGAAAAGCCTGCCGGGCTATCAGTTCGGTTCGGTCACCGAGGAAGAGCTCAGCCAGGACCTGGAGCTGGAAGAAACCGCGCTGGATGCGCAGGGCGAGGTGTTGATCTCCCTGGATAGCAAATGGGCCGAAGCCAGGTCGCCGTTGCAGTTGATTGTCCAGGCCAGTTTGCAGGAGTCCGGCGGCCGTCCGATCACCCGCCGTGTGGTGCAGCCGGTGTGGCCGGCCGAGCGCATGCCGGGCTTGCGCGGGCTGTTCGAGGGTGAAGAAACCGATGGCGATGGTCCGGTCGAGTTCGAGCTGCTGGTGGCCGACAAGGAAGGCCACAAGTTGGCCGCCGACAACCTCAAGGTGCGCCTGGTCCGCGAGCGTCGCGACTACTACTGGAACTACTCGGATAACGACGGCTGGAGCTATCACTTCAACGAGAAGTTCCTCAACCAGGCCGAGGAAACCCTCAGCATCAAGGCTGGCGACACCGCCAAGGTCAGCTTCCCGGTGGAGTGGGGCCCTTATCGGGTGGAAGTCGAAGATCCGCAAACCGGCGTGATCAGCAGCGTGCGCTTCTGGGCCGGTTACCGGGCCCAGGACAACGCCGAAGGCGGCGCGGTGCGTCCCGATCAGGTCAAGCTGGCGCTGGACAAACCCGCTTATGGCGACGGCGATACCGCCAGCGTCACAGTGACGCCACCGGCTGCCGGCAAGGGTTACCTGTTGCTGGAGTCGGCGGACGGCCCATTGTGGTGGCAGGAAATCGACGTGCCGGCGCAGGGCAAGAGCTTTGCCATCAAGCTCGATCCGAATTGGGCGCGCCATGACCTGTACGTCAGCGCACTGGTCATTCGTCCCGGTGAACGCAAGGCCAATGTCACGCCCAAGCGTGCCGTGGGGGTGCTGCACCTGCCGCTGGAACGCAGCCAGCGCAAGCTCGGCCTGAGCCTCACGGCGCCGGAAAAAATGCGTCCCAAGCAGCCGCTGAAGGTGCAGATCCAGGCGAAGAACGCCGACGGCAGCGTGCCGAAACAGGTGCACGTGCTGCTGGCCGCAGTCGATGTCGGCATCCTCAATATCACCGAATACCCGACGCCGGATCCGTACTCCAGCCTGTTCGGGCGCAAGGCCTACGGCGCCGACCAACTGGACGTCTACGGGCAGTTGATCGAAGCCGGCCAAGGGCGCCTGGCGAGCCTGGCATTCGGTGGTGACGCGGCGCTGGCCAAGGGCGGCAAGCGCCCGGACACCAGCGTGACCATCGTCGCCCTGCAAAGCGCGCCGGTGACCTTGAATGAGCAGGGGGAGGGCGAAGTCAGCGTCGATATCCCGGACTTCAATGGCGAGCTGCGGCTGATGGCGCAAGCCTGGACCGATGAGCGTTATGGCATGGCCGAAGGCAAGACGGTGGTCGCCGCCCCGCTGATCGCCGAACTCTCGGCCCCGCGCTTCCTCGCCGGTGGCGACCAGACCACCTTAGCCCTGGACCTGTCCAACCTGTCAGGCAAGGCGCAGACGCTTACGGTGCAACTGAGTACCGAAGGACAGTTGGCATTGCTCAATGAGACCGCGCAAAGCGTGCAACTGACTCAGGGCCAACGCACCACGCTGCGGATTCCGGTGCACGCGCTCGGCGGATTTGGCCAAGGCAAAGTCAAGGTGCTGGTCAATGGCCTCGACCTGCCGGGCGAGAACCTGCCGCCCTTCAGTCGCGAATGGACTCTCGGGATTCGTCCGGCCTATCCGGCCTTGCTCAAGCATTACCGCGCAGTGCTCAAGGACCAGCCATGGAGCTTGCCGGAAGGGGCGCTGGCGCAGTTCGAACCGGCCGGGCGCGAGGCCTTGCTCAGCCTTTCCAGCCGACCACCGTTGAATCTGGGCGAGCAGATTCGCGCGCTCAAGGCCTACCCCTATGGGTGTGCCGAGCAAACCACCAGCGGCCTCTATCCGTCGCTCTATGCCGATGCCGCGAGCCTCAAGCGCCTGGGCCTGGAAGGCGAGCCGGACGCGACGCGCAAGCGCAAGATTGAGTTGGGCATCGAACGTCTGCTGGGCATGCAGCGCTACAACGGCAGCTTCGGCCTGTGGGGCGCCGACGGTGAAGAGGAATACTGGCTGACGGCTTACGTCACCGACTTCCTGCTGCGCGCTCGGGACCAGGGTTATGCCGTGCCGCCCGAGGCGCTGAAAAAGGCCAGCGAGCGTCTGTTGCGCTACTTGCAGGAGCGCAACCTGATTGAGGTCGATTACAGCGAAAATGCCGAGCACACGCGCTTCGCGGTGCAGGCCTATGCCGGCCTCGTCCTGGCTCGCAGTCAGCAGGCGCCGCTGGGTGCGCTGCGCAGCCTGTTCGAGCGCCGCAGCGATTCCCGCTCCGGGCTGCCGCTGGTGCAGTTGTCGATCGCTTTGCAGAAAATGGGCGATCAGCCGCGCGCCGACCAGGCCTTGCTCGCCGGGCTGGCCAGCACCCGCCAGGGCAACGACTGGCTGGCCGATTACGGCAGCCCGTTGCGCGACCAGGCGATGATCCTGGCCTTGCTGGAAGAGAATGACTTGGCCAAGGGCAAGCGTGAGGAGCGGCTGTTCGAGCTGTCCGATCTGCTCGCCAGCAACCCGTGGTTGTCGACCCAGGAACGCAATGCGCTGTTTCTCGCCGGTCGCGGCCTGCTGGGCAAACCCGAGACTGCCTGGAAGGTCGTGTTCGACGGCAGTGGCGGTGAATACCCGTTGAGCAACGAGCAGCCGGCGTTGGCCCTGGAAGGCCAGTTATTGTCGTCGGACATGAGCCTGCGCAACCAGGGCAGCGAGCCGGTCTATCAACAGCTGACGATCTCTGGCTACCCCGCGCAGGCGCCGCTGCCTGGCGGTGAAAACCTGAGCATTCGTCGCGAGTACCTGGGGATGAACGGCCAGCCTCTGGACCTCAAGGCACTCAATAGCGGTGACCTGGTGCTGGTGCACATCGCCGTGAATGCCAAGCAACGGGTGCCGGATGCGCTGGTGGTGGACTTGCTGCCGGCCGGCCTGGAGCTGGAAAACCAGAACCTGGCGCAAAGCGCTGCCAGCCTGGAAAACGCCAGCAGCAAGGTCAAGGAGTGGCGTGAATCGATGCAGAACGCCAGTCTCAAGCACCAGGAGTTCCGCGATGATCGTTATGTCGCGGCGCTCAACCTGGACGGCTACGGCACCACGCACCTGCTTTACCTGGCGCGGGCGGTGACTCCGGGGACCTACCGGGTGCCGCCGCCGCAAGTCGAGTCGATGTACCGGCCGAACTGGCAGGCGCTGGGTGAAACCGCGCCGCAGATGGTGATCAAGGGTCGCTGACGGCAGGCTGGGTGATCAATGGATCACCCAGCTCAACACCCACAAGCCCAGCACCAGCCAGATCACCCCGGCGATAATCGATGCACGCATGAAGGCGCGGATGGCCGAGTACAACAGAAGTAGGCCGACCACCAGGCTGATGATGCTGATCACCGAGGTGTCCATGCCCAATGCCTGCGACAGCCCTTCGACAAAGTTGCCGCCGGCGTGGGTCAGGGTATTGAACAAGCCACTGAGAATCTCGACGATAAAGCGGATGACCGATCCCAGTGCCTGGCCGAGCCATTCAAAAAAGCTTTCTACCTGCATGTGTGCGTCCTGATCAAAGAGTGGGTGTTGCCGTCGCTGCCGAGGCTTTGGCTGTGGTGTGAGCGGCCAAGTTCCCGAAGCATAGAGGTTTGCGCGTTTGAATTTTGCAAAAGCGGCGCGGCGTTTGTCTGTCAGCCGATTCCTGCGTCGGTTGATCGCTGGCGTGCTCCTGCTGGTGGCGCTGCTGTGGCTGGCCGATCGAATCTGGCCGCTGCCCTTGCCGAAGGACGACCTGGCGCGGGTGGTGCTGGCCGAAGACGGCACGCCGCTGTGGCGCTTTGCCGATGCCAATGGGGTGTGGCGCTACCCAGTGCGCACCGATGAAGTCTCGCCGTATTACCTCGACGCCCTGCTGACCTACGAGGACCGCTGGTTCTACCAACACCCCGGAGTCAACCCGCTGGCGCTGGGACGGGCGGCCTGGCAGAACCTCAGTGGCGGGCGCGTGCTGTCCGGCGGCAGCACCCTGTCGATGCAGGTCGCGCGTTTGCTCGATCCCCATTCGCGGACGCTGCCGGGCAAGCTGCGACAACTGTGGCGCACCGGGCAACTGGAGTGGCACCTGTCCAAGGAACAGATTCTCAACCTGTACCTCAATCGCGCGCCGTTTGGCGGCACCTTGCAAGGGGTGGCGGCGGCCAGCTGGGCCTATCTGGGCAAGTCGCCAAGGCACCTGACTCATGCTGAGGCGG
This region of Pseudomonas fluorescens genomic DNA includes:
- a CDS encoding alpha-2-macroglobulin family protein encodes the protein MLNKGLFLVCALALLSACDSSTSEKTTASATAPAAASVPKAPVVQDVATLKQRYAGRELSVVDVSEIQVDGASTLSVSFSVPLDPQQKFAEKLHLVDSKSGKVDGAWELSDNLMELRLRHLEPQRKLVLTVDAGLVAVNDSKLAAEYVSRLETRDLQPTVGFASRGTLLPTRLAEGLPVIALNVDKIDVEFFRIKSEALPAFLAQWGRSNSLQSYESRELLPMAELVYGGRFDLNPAHNTRETLLLPIAGLKPLQQPGVYLAVMRASGTYNYSQPATLFTLSDIGLSVHRYQNRLDVFTQALEGGKALEGISLELLDAEGRVVGQGKTESGGHAQLPLPKKAEVLLAHQGEQTSLLRLNSAALDLAEFNIAGPQAHPLQFFVFGPRDLYRPGETVLLNALLRDADGNAVKPQPVSVEVRRPDEQVSRKFVWDADASGLYQYPLQLAAEAPTGRWQLLFDLGDGKPQLYEFLVEDFLPERLALELKGNDAPIKPTETAQISVNGRYLYGAPAAGNRLSGQVYVRPLREAVKSLPGYQFGSVTEEELSQDLELEETALDAQGEVLISLDSKWAEARSPLQLIVQASLQESGGRPITRRVVQPVWPAERMPGLRGLFEGEETDGDGPVEFELLVADKEGHKLAADNLKVRLVRERRDYYWNYSDNDGWSYHFNEKFLNQAEETLSIKAGDTAKVSFPVEWGPYRVEVEDPQTGVISSVRFWAGYRAQDNAEGGAVRPDQVKLALDKPAYGDGDTASVTVTPPAAGKGYLLLESADGPLWWQEIDVPAQGKSFAIKLDPNWARHDLYVSALVIRPGERKANVTPKRAVGVLHLPLERSQRKLGLSLTAPEKMRPKQPLKVQIQAKNADGSVPKQVHVLLAAVDVGILNITEYPTPDPYSSLFGRKAYGADQLDVYGQLIEAGQGRLASLAFGGDAALAKGGKRPDTSVTIVALQSAPVTLNEQGEGEVSVDIPDFNGELRLMAQAWTDERYGMAEGKTVVAAPLIAELSAPRFLAGGDQTTLALDLSNLSGKAQTLTVQLSTEGQLALLNETAQSVQLTQGQRTTLRIPVHALGGFGQGKVKVLVNGLDLPGENLPPFSREWTLGIRPAYPALLKHYRAVLKDQPWSLPEGALAQFEPAGREALLSLSSRPPLNLGEQIRALKAYPYGCAEQTTSGLYPSLYADAASLKRLGLEGEPDATRKRKIELGIERLLGMQRYNGSFGLWGADGEEEYWLTAYVTDFLLRARDQGYAVPPEALKKASERLLRYLQERNLIEVDYSENAEHTRFAVQAYAGLVLARSQQAPLGALRSLFERRSDSRSGLPLVQLSIALQKMGDQPRADQALLAGLASTRQGNDWLADYGSPLRDQAMILALLEENDLAKGKREERLFELSDLLASNPWLSTQERNALFLAGRGLLGKPETAWKVVFDGSGGEYPLSNEQPALALEGQLLSSDMSLRNQGSEPVYQQLTISGYPAQAPLPGGENLSIRREYLGMNGQPLDLKALNSGDLVLVHIAVNAKQRVPDALVVDLLPAGLELENQNLAQSAASLENASSKVKEWRESMQNASLKHQEFRDDRYVAALNLDGYGTTHLLYLARAVTPGTYRVPPPQVESMYRPNWQALGETAPQMVIKGR